In a genomic window of Myotis daubentonii chromosome 18, mMyoDau2.1, whole genome shotgun sequence:
- the ARMH2 gene encoding armadillo-like helical domain-containing protein 2 — translation MATAHVPSEQHESRVYQYVVRLGRCLRRLWNVYIMGFFVEEEKEYTPQSQTIFHKEKIMALGQTLKNKSLAIEERAQAAYRIGLLAFTGGPVAGKFAAEHMKEVASLLQNAQAAPHARILLLQSVACWCYLNPITQKRAKFLQLVPVLMAIFEKVPESSKTDVNNSLLVKFWACYTLSVMTCNNMSYVEELREHCKFKYQLQALAQKDWTGWPENFAEVLYFLIGFHRH, via the exons ATGGCCACGGCCCACGTTCCTTCTGAGCAGCACGAGTCTCGGGTTTATCAGTATGTCGTGCGGCTGGGCCGGTGCCTCCGGAGGCTCTGGAATGTCTATATTATGGGCTTCTTCGTTGAGGAGGAGAAAGAATATACACCCCAAAGCCAGACtatttttcataaagaaaaaatcATGGCACTTGGCCAGACACTGAAGAACAAATCCCTGGCCATCgaggagagggctcaggccgcCTACAGGATCGGACTGCTGGCCTTCACAG GAGGGCCCGTGGCCGGGAAGTTTGCGGCCGAGCACATGAAAGAAGTGGCGAGCTTGCTGCAGAACGCCCAGGCGGCCCCCCACGCGAGGATCCTGCTGCTCCAGAGCGTGGCCTGCTGGTGCTACTTGAACCCCATCACCCAGAAGAGGGCCAAGTTCCTGCAGCTCGTCCCCGTTCTCATGGCGATTTTTGAGAAGGTCCCTGAGTCCAGCAAGACGGACGTCAACAACAGCCTCCTGGTGAAGTTCTGGGCGTGCTACACCCTGTCCGTCATGACCTGCAACAACATGTCCTACGTGGAGGAGCTGAGGGAGCACTGCAAGTTCAAGTACCAACTGCAGGCGCTGGCGCAGAAGGACTGGACGGGCTGGCCCGAGAACTTCGCCGAGGTGCTCTACTTCCTCATCGGTTTCCACAGGCACTGA